The proteins below are encoded in one region of Streptomyces ficellus:
- a CDS encoding TerD family protein, translating into MSSANKGVGKVEVTLKWDPSAAGAPDRDLDIIAAVYRVEEPHGAPAYLVHFGSRSPDGTITLQRESSTGQGFGFDEAMTLELNRLSPAYGRVLVGVAIQQGGGRTTFGDIDNALVLVKEGYQELDRYDFADLGDATAVTVVEFLRDGTGGWGWRRAVRGFDADPQAFTALMGAEPA; encoded by the coding sequence TTGAGCAGTGCCAACAAGGGGGTCGGCAAGGTCGAGGTGACGCTCAAGTGGGACCCGAGCGCCGCCGGGGCCCCGGACCGTGACCTCGACATCATCGCCGCCGTCTACCGGGTCGAGGAGCCGCATGGCGCGCCCGCCTACCTGGTGCACTTCGGCAGCCGCTCCCCGGACGGGACCATCACCCTCCAGCGGGAGAGCAGCACCGGGCAGGGCTTCGGTTTCGACGAGGCCATGACGCTGGAGCTGAACCGCCTGTCACCGGCCTACGGGCGCGTGCTGGTGGGCGTGGCCATACAGCAGGGCGGCGGCCGTACGACGTTCGGCGACATCGACAACGCCCTGGTCCTCGTGAAGGAGGGCTACCAGGAGCTGGACCGCTACGACTTCGCCGACCTCGGCGACGCCACCGCCGTGACGGTCGTGGAGTTCCTCCGCGACGGTACGGGGGGCTGGGGCTGGCGCCGCGCGGTCCGGGGCTTCGACGCCGACCCGCAGGCGTTCACCGCGCTCATGGGCGCCGAACCGGCCTGA
- a CDS encoding ribonuclease HII, protein MPYEPPTHTVERSIRATTGAKIIAGVDEVGRGAWAGPVTVCAAVTGLRRPPAGLTDSKLISPKRRAELAVELEKWVASHALGHASPEEIDELGMTAALRLAAIRALDALPVRPDAVILDGKHDYLGRPWQVRTVIKGDQSCVAVAAASVLAKVRRDAMMAELEGESAECAVFGFGDNAGYPSPVHKAALREWGPTPYHRLSWSYLDALPQWRHLKKVRISPEAAELESGGQLGFDF, encoded by the coding sequence ATGCCGTACGAACCACCCACCCACACCGTCGAGCGCTCGATCAGAGCGACCACCGGCGCAAAGATCATCGCCGGAGTCGACGAGGTCGGACGCGGAGCGTGGGCCGGTCCCGTCACGGTCTGTGCCGCTGTCACCGGACTGCGCCGGCCGCCCGCCGGACTGACCGATTCCAAGCTCATCAGCCCCAAGCGCCGCGCCGAACTGGCCGTGGAGCTGGAGAAGTGGGTCGCCTCGCACGCCCTCGGGCATGCCTCTCCGGAGGAGATCGACGAGCTGGGAATGACCGCGGCACTGCGGCTGGCCGCCATCCGCGCCCTGGACGCACTGCCGGTGCGTCCCGACGCGGTGATACTCGACGGCAAGCACGACTACCTGGGCCGGCCCTGGCAGGTCCGTACGGTGATCAAGGGTGACCAGTCCTGCGTCGCCGTCGCCGCCGCCTCGGTCCTGGCCAAGGTGCGGCGGGACGCGATGATGGCCGAGCTGGAGGGGGAGTCCGCCGAGTGTGCCGTCTTCGGTTTCGGTGACAACGCCGGCTACCCGTCGCCGGTGCACAAGGCCGCGCTCCGGGAATGGGGTCCCACCCCGTACCACAGGCTGAGCTGGTCGTACCTCGACGCGCTGCCCCAGTGGCGGCACCTCAAGAAGGTCCGTATCTCCCCGGAGGCGGCCGAACTGGAAAGCGGGGGCCAACTCGGCTTCGATTTCTGA
- a CDS encoding DUF4153 domain-containing protein: MPDTPSDTPPPSADPQPSASADAQPSAGEPSQQPVPSQPSQPSQPSQQPVPSQPADPQPSAPGPQTPAAPAPKSPPASVPGAAPAPADGPPAPQQVLADGRARAGASPWAPGTAARAGYRVPPPPVETWLTRIRSRPPGPIPAAALWSALATAVLSALLLGDGLGLNLLLVAVPATLTAYFAAVAAGRRIRPWTAVWGLGGLALLVVPALLDAGWPTFLAVVSALGLASLALHGSRGWRGILLSPLGLVDSIGPGVAWAWRGMRERAGDAHGRVGPVLRTTAVAVGLLVVFGALFAGADAAFADLLGALMPDVSVTEGPWRFLLFALGLVGALAVARTAAAPLRWDRLKARPGRPRARLEWALPLIVLNLLFAAFNAVQLAVLFGGYEKVLSQTGLTYAAYARQGFWQLLWATLLTLAVIALALRWAPRDGARDRTLVRSVLGTLCLLTLVVVASALRRMDLYVDAYGLTRLRVSVAAVELWLGLVLVLIMAAGLLGARRLPLPRAVAASAAAGVLTFGLMSPDALVAERNVQRYERTKKIDVGYLDGLSADAVPALDRLPEPLRSCALRNIARDLDAGETPWYAVSLSETRAQDILERRGVSVTGYSCTPQRDRFRDSDEFDDVDEFDRYDY, from the coding sequence GTGCCAGACACGCCGTCCGATACGCCACCGCCGTCGGCCGATCCGCAGCCGTCTGCTTCGGCCGATGCGCAGCCGTCGGCGGGGGAGCCGTCACAGCAGCCTGTGCCGTCGCAGCCGTCGCAGCCGTCGCAGCCGTCGCAGCAGCCTGTGCCGTCGCAGCCGGCCGATCCGCAGCCGTCGGCGCCCGGACCACAGACCCCGGCCGCCCCGGCCCCGAAGTCGCCCCCGGCATCCGTCCCAGGGGCGGCCCCGGCCCCGGCGGACGGCCCGCCCGCTCCGCAGCAGGTGCTCGCCGACGGCCGTGCCCGTGCCGGAGCCTCCCCGTGGGCGCCCGGAACGGCCGCCCGGGCGGGGTACCGGGTTCCGCCGCCGCCGGTCGAGACCTGGCTGACGCGCATACGTTCGCGCCCGCCCGGCCCGATACCCGCCGCCGCCCTCTGGTCGGCCCTGGCCACCGCCGTACTCAGTGCTCTGCTGCTCGGTGACGGTCTCGGACTGAACCTGCTGCTCGTCGCCGTACCGGCCACGCTCACCGCCTACTTCGCCGCCGTGGCGGCTGGCCGCCGCATCCGGCCGTGGACCGCGGTCTGGGGGCTGGGCGGCCTCGCCCTGCTGGTGGTACCCGCCCTGCTGGACGCCGGCTGGCCCACCTTCCTCGCCGTCGTCTCGGCCCTGGGCCTCGCGTCGCTGGCCCTGCACGGGAGCCGCGGCTGGCGCGGCATCCTCCTCAGCCCCCTCGGCCTGGTCGACTCGATCGGGCCGGGCGTGGCGTGGGCGTGGCGCGGCATGCGGGAGCGGGCCGGTGACGCCCACGGCCGCGTGGGTCCGGTGCTGCGTACGACCGCCGTGGCCGTGGGCCTGCTGGTCGTGTTCGGCGCGCTGTTCGCCGGGGCGGACGCCGCCTTCGCCGACCTGCTCGGTGCGCTTATGCCGGACGTCTCGGTCACCGAGGGGCCCTGGCGCTTCCTGCTGTTCGCTCTCGGGCTGGTGGGCGCGCTCGCCGTCGCCCGTACGGCGGCCGCGCCGCTGCGCTGGGACCGCCTGAAGGCCCGCCCCGGCCGGCCGCGCGCCCGTCTGGAGTGGGCGCTCCCGCTCATCGTGCTCAACCTGCTCTTCGCGGCCTTCAACGCCGTCCAGCTCGCCGTGTTGTTCGGCGGGTACGAGAAGGTGCTGAGCCAGACCGGTCTCACCTACGCCGCCTACGCCCGCCAGGGCTTCTGGCAGCTCCTCTGGGCGACCCTGCTCACGCTCGCGGTCATCGCCCTGGCCCTCCGCTGGGCGCCCCGCGACGGCGCCCGCGACCGCACCCTGGTCCGTTCCGTGCTGGGCACCCTGTGCCTGCTCACTCTGGTGGTCGTGGCCTCCGCCCTGCGCCGGATGGACCTGTACGTCGACGCGTACGGGCTGACCAGGCTGCGGGTCTCCGTGGCCGCCGTGGAACTGTGGCTGGGGCTCGTCCTCGTGCTGATCATGGCGGCCGGTCTGCTCGGCGCGCGCCGGCTGCCCCTTCCGCGTGCCGTCGCGGCGAGCGCGGCGGCCGGTGTCCTGACGTTCGGGCTGATGTCGCCCGACGCGCTCGTCGCGGAGCGGAACGTACAGCGCTACGAGCGGACGAAGAAGATCGACGTCGGCTATCTGGACGGCCTGTCCGCCGATGCCGTGCCCGCCCTCGACCGGCTGCCCGAGCCCCTGCGCTCCTGTGCGCTGCGGAACATCGCACGGGACCTGGACGCCGGGGAGACGCCCTGGTACGCGGTCAGCCTGTCCGAAACTCGCGCCCAGGACATCCTCGAGCGGCGCGGTGTCTCGGTCACGGGCTACTCGTGCACGCCGCAGCGCGACCGGTTCCGTGACAGTGACGAATTCGACGACGTTGACGAGTTCGATCGGTACGACTACTAG
- a CDS encoding DUF1152 domain-containing protein, whose product MTALHMNPLFARLESAERILVAGAGGGFDIYAGLPLALSLRHQGKEVHLANLAFSAVEGLPLDDWLAPDVAVVTPRSAPHQAYFPERTLAEWLALHGYPSTVHAFTRVGVRPLRAAYRALVEHYAIDAVVLVDGGTDILMRGDESGLGTPEEDLASVAAVAGLEVPERLIASIGFGVDAYHGVSHGLVLENIAALERDGAYLGAFSVPRTTREGALYLDAVAHAQSRTPDFPSIVNGSIAAAVQGSFGDVRFTSRTRGSELFINPLMAMYFAFELDGVARRCLYLDRIEDTHLIRQVSSRIEAFRDELPRQRPARRIPH is encoded by the coding sequence ATGACCGCGCTGCACATGAACCCGCTCTTCGCCCGCCTGGAGTCCGCCGAGCGCATCCTGGTGGCCGGTGCCGGCGGCGGCTTCGACATCTACGCCGGGCTTCCGCTGGCGCTGTCCCTCCGCCACCAGGGCAAGGAGGTCCACCTCGCCAACCTGGCCTTCAGCGCCGTCGAGGGACTGCCGCTCGACGACTGGCTCGCGCCCGACGTCGCGGTCGTCACGCCCCGGTCGGCGCCGCACCAGGCGTACTTCCCGGAGCGGACCCTCGCCGAGTGGCTCGCCCTGCACGGGTACCCCAGCACCGTCCACGCCTTCACCCGCGTCGGGGTGCGGCCGCTGCGCGCGGCGTACCGGGCCCTCGTCGAGCACTACGCCATCGACGCGGTCGTCCTCGTCGACGGCGGGACGGACATCCTCATGCGGGGCGACGAGTCCGGGCTCGGCACCCCGGAGGAGGACCTGGCCAGCGTCGCCGCGGTGGCCGGCCTGGAGGTGCCCGAACGCCTCATCGCCTCGATCGGCTTCGGCGTGGACGCGTACCACGGCGTCAGCCACGGCCTGGTCCTGGAGAACATCGCCGCCCTGGAGCGGGACGGCGCCTATCTGGGTGCCTTCTCCGTCCCGCGCACGACCCGGGAGGGTGCTCTCTACCTGGACGCGGTGGCCCACGCGCAGAGCCGTACGCCCGACTTCCCGAGCATCGTGAACGGCTCCATAGCGGCCGCCGTACAGGGCTCTTTCGGGGACGTACGGTTCACGTCCCGTACCCGTGGCAGTGAACTGTTCATCAACCCCCTGATGGCGATGTACTTCGCCTTCGAGCTGGACGGCGTGGCCCGGCGCTGCCTGTACCTGGACCGCATCGAGGACACGCATCTGATCCGCCAGGTGAGCAGCCGGATCGAGGCCTTCCGGGACGAGCTGCCCCGGCAGCGTCCCGCACGCCGGATCCCGCACTGA
- a CDS encoding YdbC family protein, with the protein MLVKWIRCTVVDRRGFERGQRKWAGLLGEPGFRGQGGGWSRTRPGVAHVFTFWESRPFYDSFMARSHDRLAAAQSGTYKDMRVKLFDHRFDVKLGFEPRFTDADVVRVANSRIHEERVEHYALMQEKVWNPAMAGSPGMLRGLFAEAPGHEFLVLSMWRSAAEHGKYRAERVERLALRAQIEADVAALTGDVVDLESAWTV; encoded by the coding sequence GTGCTGGTCAAGTGGATTCGCTGCACCGTGGTGGACCGTCGTGGGTTCGAGCGGGGACAGCGGAAGTGGGCGGGGCTGCTGGGTGAGCCGGGATTCCGTGGGCAGGGGGGCGGTTGGAGCCGGACTCGGCCCGGGGTGGCCCATGTGTTCACCTTCTGGGAGAGCCGGCCCTTCTACGACTCGTTCATGGCGCGCTCGCACGACCGGCTGGCGGCGGCGCAGTCGGGCACGTACAAGGACATGCGGGTCAAGCTGTTCGATCACCGCTTCGACGTGAAGCTGGGGTTCGAGCCCCGCTTCACCGACGCCGACGTCGTCCGCGTCGCGAACAGCAGGATCCACGAGGAGCGGGTCGAGCACTACGCGCTGATGCAGGAGAAGGTGTGGAACCCGGCCATGGCCGGCTCCCCGGGGATGCTGCGCGGACTGTTCGCGGAAGCCCCGGGTCATGAGTTCCTCGTGCTGTCGATGTGGCGCTCGGCGGCCGAGCACGGCAAGTACCGCGCGGAGCGGGTGGAGCGGCTGGCGCTGCGCGCCCAGATCGAGGCGGACGTGGCGGCGTTGACGGGCGACGTCGTGGACCTGGAGTCGGCCTGGACGGTGTGA
- a CDS encoding ADP-ribosylglycohydrolase family protein produces MTADSSSARRFERALASLRGLAVGDALGSQFFVPANYPLLKRRELPPGSWQWTDDTEMACSVLAVLAEHGRIDQDALARSFAEHHDFDRGYGPAVNRMLRLIREGGDWRELAAGLFKGQGSWGNGAAMRIAPLGAWYADDPEQATHQAEISSYTTHQHREAVVGCMAVAAAAALAADPAGPPKPEELLDGVVALVPRSAVGAGLRRARDMLDYGDAATVAAVLGSGRRTSAHDTVPFALWSAARALGDYERAFWTTAQVGGDVDTTCAIAGGVVAATAAGAPPAAWLDRTEALPAWVPGELPGGPSGGLPGGGSGPGAGR; encoded by the coding sequence ATGACCGCTGATTCCTCTTCCGCCCGGCGCTTCGAACGCGCGCTCGCCAGCCTGCGCGGCCTGGCCGTGGGAGACGCCCTGGGCTCCCAGTTCTTCGTACCCGCCAACTATCCACTGCTGAAGCGGCGCGAGCTGCCGCCCGGGAGCTGGCAGTGGACCGACGACACCGAGATGGCCTGCTCCGTGCTGGCCGTTCTCGCCGAGCACGGCCGTATCGACCAGGACGCGCTCGCCCGCTCGTTCGCCGAGCACCACGACTTCGACCGCGGCTACGGACCCGCCGTCAACCGGATGCTGCGGCTGATCCGCGAGGGCGGTGACTGGCGGGAGCTGGCGGCCGGCCTGTTCAAGGGGCAGGGCTCCTGGGGCAACGGCGCCGCCATGCGGATCGCCCCGCTCGGCGCCTGGTACGCCGACGACCCGGAGCAGGCCACGCACCAGGCCGAGATCTCCTCGTACACCACCCACCAGCACCGCGAAGCCGTCGTGGGCTGCATGGCCGTCGCGGCCGCCGCCGCCCTCGCGGCGGATCCGGCGGGGCCGCCCAAGCCGGAGGAACTGCTCGACGGCGTCGTGGCGCTCGTGCCGCGCAGCGCGGTCGGCGCCGGGCTCCGCCGTGCCCGGGACATGCTCGACTACGGGGACGCGGCCACGGTCGCGGCGGTGCTCGGCAGCGGCCGGCGCACGAGTGCGCACGACACGGTGCCGTTCGCGCTCTGGTCGGCCGCCCGCGCCCTGGGCGACTACGAGCGGGCCTTCTGGACCACCGCGCAGGTCGGCGGGGACGTCGACACCACGTGCGCCATCGCCGGGGGCGTCGTGGCCGCCACCGCCGCCGGGGCGCCGCCCGCCGCCTGGCTGGACCGGACGGAGGCGCTGCCGGCCTGGGTGCCCGGGGAGCTGCCCGGGGGACCGTCCGGGGGGCTGCCCGGCGGAGGGTCTGGTCCGGGGGCCGGTCGCTGA
- a CDS encoding histidine phosphatase family protein, whose amino-acid sequence MARPRRIVLVRHGESEGNADDTVYEREPDHALRLTDLGRRQAEETGERLRALFGDERVSVYVSPYRRTHETLRMFRLDPDLVRVREEPRLREQDWGNWQDREDVRLQKIYRDAYGHFFYRFAQGESGADVYDRVGAFLESLHRSFESPDHPPNVLLVTHGLTMRLFCMRWFHWTVADFESLANPGNGETRTLLLGEDGRYALDRPFVRWRTPEPYGTPIEWQGDDR is encoded by the coding sequence ATGGCACGACCGCGGCGCATCGTTCTCGTACGGCACGGCGAATCGGAGGGCAACGCCGATGACACCGTGTACGAACGCGAACCCGACCACGCCCTGCGGCTCACCGACCTGGGCCGGCGCCAGGCGGAGGAGACGGGCGAGCGGCTGCGGGCGTTGTTCGGGGACGAGCGGGTGAGCGTGTACGTCTCCCCGTACCGCCGCACCCACGAGACCCTCCGGATGTTCCGGCTGGACCCGGACCTGGTGCGGGTCCGCGAGGAGCCGCGGCTGCGCGAGCAGGACTGGGGGAACTGGCAGGACCGGGAGGACGTCCGGCTCCAGAAGATCTACCGGGACGCGTACGGCCACTTCTTCTACCGGTTCGCGCAGGGTGAGTCCGGTGCCGACGTGTACGACCGCGTCGGGGCCTTCCTGGAGAGCCTGCACCGCAGTTTCGAGTCGCCCGACCACCCGCCGAACGTCCTGCTGGTCACGCACGGCCTCACCATGCGCCTGTTCTGCATGCGCTGGTTCCACTGGACGGTCGCCGACTTCGAGTCGCTGGCCAACCCCGGCAACGGTGAGACGCGGACACTGCTGCTCGGGGAGGACGGGCGGTACGCACTGGACCGGCCCTTCGTGCGCTGGCGCACCCCCGAGCCGTACGGCACCCCGATAGAGTGGCAGGGCGATGACCGCTGA